Genomic window (Achromobacter sp. B7):
CACGATGACCGGCACGCCCGCGCCATGCCAGCGGCCAGGCGGGCAGGCGCGCGGCTGTAGATCGCCGGCATTGCTCAAGCGCCACAGCAGCATCATGGTCCGTTGCCTTCGTCGATATCGATCAGCCAGCTTTCGATGAACCCGGCATAGCGCCCGTGCTGGCACAGCAGCAACGGCACCCGGCCCAGCAGCCGGCGCTTGGGGCTGCGCAGCCAGCGCTGCCCCTCGTCCCGGCCGCCGAACACCAGCTCGGCCAACCAGACCACCCGAAGCGCCCGATACAGCACCCGCAGGTCGGACACGTCCAGGCCGAATGCCAGGCCGGGCTCCGGTGGGCATAACGGCACCAGCGGAAACCAGCGCGCCAAGTCGTCCGGGAACGTCTGCCGCAACGCCTGCAACAGCGGGGCAGCGCCCTGCAACGTAGACGGTGCCCGCGTCGTGCCCAGGGCCTGCGTCAGCCGCCAGTCCAACGCCAGCGTGACGCCGTGGTCAGCTGCTGACGCAGCGCCGGGCGGCGCGTGGATCACCGTGCTTGCCGGCGCATCGTCCACGGCAACCGGCCGCTTACGGAGCGCGGGCGACGGAGGCCGGGCCGGGCGTTGCCGCCGTGCTTTGCTCGAATGCGGCGTTGAGTGCCGCGCCATCGATGCTGACGGTTCCGGCATTCAGCAAGCCCTCCATGTAGGCCCGTGCGGCCAGTTCCTGACGTTGGCTGCGCAGCGCGACGCGCAGTTGCTGGCTGACCTGGTCGAACGGCGTCACGCCGGCCGGTTGCAACGCCGTCAGCTTCAAAATGTGAAAGCCGGCCGCCGACTGCACCGGCGCCGACACATCGCCCGCCTTCATCTGCTGGACCACCGGACGCATTTCAGGCGTCAATTGCGCCAGGGGCACGAAGCCGATGTCACCGCCTTGCGCGCGCGTGGTCTCGTCTCGGGAATTGGCCTGCGCCAGCGCCGCGAAGTCGGCCTTGGGCGCCTGCGCGCGGCGGACCAGGTCCTGCGCCTGCTTGCGCGCAGCGGCAACGGCGTCGGCATCGCCCAGCGGCGCGGGCAGGAAGATCTGGCTGACGTGGTACTGCGCGGGCACGGCCAGCTGCGGCTTGGCGCGTTCGTACGCCGCTTGCAGGTCGGCGTTGGTGGGGTAGCCGTCCGGCGCGCGGCTGACCGACTCCAGATAGCTTTGCATCACGATGCGTTCCTCGGCCGCCTGCACCGCACGGCGGATTTCCGGCTGATCCTGCCAGCCCTGCGCGCGCGCCTGTTCGATCAGCGCCTTCTCTGCCAGCCGGGCACGCAGCCATTGCTCGAGCCCCGCCC
Coding sequences:
- a CDS encoding antitoxin Xre/MbcA/ParS toxin-binding domain-containing protein yields the protein MDDAPASTVIHAPPGAASAADHGVTLALDWRLTQALGTTRAPSTLQGAAPLLQALRQTFPDDLARWFPLVPLCPPEPGLAFGLDVSDLRVLYRALRVVWLAELVFGGRDEGQRWLRSPKRRLLGRVPLLLCQHGRYAGFIESWLIDIDEGNGP
- a CDS encoding peptidylprolyl isomerase; the protein is MNQTLTANKPLRVTAAVLLIAVLAGAVALMRGKDAQSSEASPTAAAAAPASAAAPAPAPGSAKARTLAATAATATPSANATAKPQANSPQPQPATAIATLGAVRVDRDELLRQLQALPPQARQQLQDNRAGLEQWLRARLAEKALIEQARAQGWQDQPEIRRAVQAAEERIVMQSYLESVSRAPDGYPTNADLQAAYERAKPQLAVPAQYHVSQIFLPAPLGDADAVAAARKQAQDLVRRAQAPKADFAALAQANSRDETTRAQGGDIGFVPLAQLTPEMRPVVQQMKAGDVSAPVQSAAGFHILKLTALQPAGVTPFDQVSQQLRVALRSQRQELAARAYMEGLLNAGTVSIDGAALNAAFEQSTAATPGPASVARAP